One part of the Aliivibrio fischeri ATCC 7744 = JCM 18803 = DSM 507 genome encodes these proteins:
- a CDS encoding NAD-glutamate dehydrogenase, with protein MTTRDPIVPVLLEKVYALIAEKLEMPQQSLITQLAQRLFANIDNDDLLQRNESDMYGATLSLWNHLSDVNMSDISVRVFNPKLSQDGWQSTHTVVEIVTPDSPFLVDSVKMALARLDMTSHFMLHGPHCFGRNESGEIISVCESNAEMQQTLFHFEVDHLNDKVEMERLQNELLIVLQDIHRVVNQWKPMSDKLTDVIEELKTSDLPIVKEEIDEAISFLSWLKNHNFTLMGYKNFDLQAVEGDHELVPTQEEGLGLFSLASRIHTTKLSEMPSSARAAAKKSDLLILTKSNTKSRIHRPAYTDYIGIKRLNKEGKVIGEHRFTGLYTSTAYNQSVSNIPLLSNKVERILDASKYIKGSHSYKALHNILETYPRDELFQANEEEMLEVGVGVVKMQDRDLLRLFVRRDPFGRFFSCMVYVTKERYNTELRRQTQRILRNYFGSKQEVEFTTFFSESALARTHYIVRVDNNNGDINVKDIENNLMEAASTWDDRLCDVIVANLGESKGTAIAKQYQRAFPRSYKEATLPGSAVADIERLELLNDDNKLGMLFYRPQEEKKGSANVKLKLFHRDEPIHLSDVMPMLENLGLRVIGESPYAVKKSDGSVDWILDFSMIHNGSAEVDLRQARDRFQEAFAQIWNGQLESDGFNRLVLGAGLSGREVTILRAYARYMRQVGFPFSQQYIEDTLSTHTDLAVSVVKLFELRFDPKSNWSDKKEQKQLDAIYSSLDKVESLDDDRIIRRYVEMIVATLRTNYYQTAEDGQAKPWLSLKMQPSNIPEIPAPVPAYEIFVYAPDIEGVHLRGGKVARGGLRWSDRQEDFRTEVLGLVKAQQVKNTVIVPVGAKGGFVCKKQHNFTTREDIFAEGQRCYKQFIRALLDVSDNIIEGEVVPPSNVVRHDDDDPYLVVAADKGTATFSDLANSVSEEYNFWLGDAFASGGSNGYDHKAMGITAKGAWESVKRHFREMGIDCQTTDFTAIGVGDMAGDVFGNGMLLSKHIRLQAAFNHLHIFIDPNPNSELTWPERKRLFELQGSSWEDYNKSLISQGGGIFSRRAKSIELSPEIQKMLGTRKQSLAPNDLIQMILKMDVDLLWNGGIGTYVKSSKETSVDVGDRANDALRINGSELNAKVVGEGGNLGMTQLGRIEYALKGGRVNTDFVDNVGGVDCSDNEVNIKILLNGLVANGDLTYKQRNVLLEKMEDEVGEIVLDDAYCQSESISVTEQQGTSLVKEQIRFIHHLEKQGKLDRALEFIPDDETLIEREKMGQALTRPELSVLVAYGKMVLKDQLACDEIANNPYHADLLTMYFPTELQRNYKAAMDNHPLRSEIIATCLANQMVNEMGCNFITRLQEETGYAVTDIANAYAATRAIFEFGDLFKQIRELDNTATTEAQYEAFFAMRRTIRRVTRWLLRNGSQNMSIQSLIEKYKSAVDDIKVNLDGYLVNDEVVEHIEQANHYFELGVPCELGNVLARLSSLYSAMDISEVAEAAGQPVSVASRLYYVLGDKLSLHWFLKQINNQGVDNHWQALARASFREDLDWQQRQLTTLVLAEYKDDTSIENAIEEWCLNNAASVERWENILNEFKVGSVHEFAKFSVALRELTLLNLSCSSALIR; from the coding sequence ATGACGACGCGTGATCCTATTGTTCCTGTACTACTTGAGAAAGTGTACGCTCTTATTGCTGAAAAGCTTGAAATGCCTCAACAATCCCTAATAACGCAACTTGCTCAGCGTTTATTTGCCAACATTGATAATGACGATTTACTGCAACGCAATGAATCAGATATGTATGGTGCAACACTCAGTCTTTGGAACCATTTATCTGATGTTAATATGTCAGATATTTCGGTTCGTGTTTTTAATCCAAAACTCAGTCAAGATGGGTGGCAATCAACACATACTGTAGTTGAGATTGTCACACCAGATAGTCCATTTCTAGTTGATTCCGTAAAAATGGCTTTAGCTCGTTTAGATATGACGAGCCATTTTATGCTCCATGGACCGCATTGTTTTGGCCGTAACGAAAGCGGCGAGATCATTTCAGTTTGTGAGAGTAATGCTGAGATGCAGCAAACTCTATTTCATTTTGAAGTTGATCATTTAAATGACAAGGTTGAAATGGAAAGGCTTCAAAATGAATTACTTATTGTTCTGCAAGATATTCATCGGGTTGTGAATCAATGGAAACCGATGTCAGATAAATTGACAGATGTAATTGAAGAGTTAAAAACGTCAGATTTACCAATAGTAAAAGAAGAGATAGATGAAGCCATTTCATTTCTTTCTTGGCTTAAAAATCACAACTTCACTTTAATGGGTTATAAGAACTTTGATTTACAAGCGGTAGAAGGTGATCATGAGTTAGTTCCAACCCAAGAAGAAGGGTTAGGGCTGTTCTCGTTAGCGTCACGAATTCATACGACAAAGCTTTCCGAAATGCCATCTTCTGCACGAGCTGCAGCAAAGAAATCAGATCTTCTTATTCTTACCAAATCAAACACCAAATCACGAATTCACCGTCCTGCTTATACTGATTACATCGGCATCAAACGTTTAAATAAAGAAGGAAAAGTAATAGGCGAACATCGCTTTACAGGTCTTTATACGTCAACTGCATATAACCAAAGCGTTTCAAACATTCCATTATTGAGTAACAAAGTTGAACGTATCTTGGATGCGAGCAAATACATTAAGGGTTCACACTCTTATAAAGCTTTGCATAATATTCTAGAAACGTACCCACGAGATGAATTATTCCAAGCCAATGAAGAAGAAATGCTTGAAGTTGGCGTGGGTGTGGTAAAAATGCAAGATCGTGATTTATTACGATTGTTTGTCCGTCGTGATCCATTCGGACGCTTTTTCTCATGCATGGTGTATGTTACCAAAGAGCGTTATAACACAGAGTTACGTCGACAAACTCAACGTATATTACGAAATTATTTTGGCTCAAAACAAGAAGTTGAGTTTACGACTTTCTTCTCTGAAAGTGCGTTAGCAAGAACGCATTACATCGTTCGTGTCGATAATAATAATGGCGATATTAATGTGAAAGACATTGAAAATAATCTAATGGAAGCCGCTTCAACATGGGATGATCGTCTTTGTGATGTGATTGTTGCTAATTTAGGTGAGAGTAAAGGAACGGCAATAGCTAAACAGTATCAACGTGCTTTTCCTCGCTCGTATAAAGAAGCAACATTACCAGGCTCAGCGGTTGCGGATATTGAAAGATTAGAACTGCTAAACGATGATAACAAATTAGGTATGCTTTTCTATCGTCCACAAGAAGAGAAGAAAGGGTCAGCTAACGTTAAATTAAAATTGTTCCATCGTGATGAACCCATTCACTTATCTGATGTGATGCCAATGCTTGAAAACCTAGGGTTACGAGTTATTGGAGAGTCACCTTATGCGGTGAAAAAGAGTGATGGATCGGTTGATTGGATCTTAGATTTCTCGATGATTCATAATGGATCTGCTGAGGTGGATCTTCGTCAAGCTCGTGATCGTTTTCAAGAAGCGTTTGCTCAGATTTGGAACGGTCAATTAGAGAGTGATGGTTTTAACCGATTGGTTTTAGGTGCTGGTTTATCTGGCCGCGAAGTGACTATTTTACGTGCTTATGCGCGTTATATGCGTCAAGTTGGCTTCCCATTTAGTCAGCAATATATTGAAGATACATTATCAACCCACACTGATTTAGCGGTTTCTGTGGTTAAACTGTTTGAACTTCGCTTTGATCCTAAATCGAATTGGTCTGATAAAAAAGAACAAAAACAACTAGATGCAATTTATTCAAGCTTGGATAAAGTAGAGAGTCTAGATGATGATCGTATTATTCGCCGTTATGTAGAAATGATCGTTGCGACGTTACGTACCAACTACTATCAAACTGCAGAAGATGGGCAAGCTAAGCCTTGGTTATCGTTAAAGATGCAACCATCAAATATTCCTGAAATCCCAGCACCAGTACCTGCGTATGAAATTTTCGTTTATGCGCCAGATATTGAAGGTGTGCATTTACGTGGTGGAAAGGTAGCTCGTGGTGGATTACGCTGGTCTGATAGACAAGAAGATTTCCGAACCGAAGTGCTTGGCTTAGTTAAAGCACAACAAGTTAAAAATACGGTTATTGTTCCTGTTGGTGCAAAAGGCGGTTTTGTTTGTAAGAAACAGCATAACTTTACGACTCGTGAAGATATCTTTGCTGAAGGTCAACGTTGCTATAAACAATTCATTCGAGCGTTATTGGATGTATCTGACAATATTATTGAAGGCGAGGTGGTTCCTCCATCTAATGTTGTTCGCCATGACGACGATGATCCGTATTTGGTTGTTGCAGCAGATAAAGGTACGGCAACCTTTTCTGATTTAGCAAACTCAGTATCAGAAGAGTATAACTTCTGGTTAGGGGATGCATTTGCTTCCGGTGGTTCTAATGGTTATGACCATAAAGCCATGGGTATTACGGCAAAAGGGGCTTGGGAATCGGTAAAACGTCATTTCCGTGAAATGGGAATTGATTGTCAAACAACGGATTTTACAGCCATTGGTGTTGGCGATATGGCTGGTGATGTGTTTGGTAATGGTATGCTTTTATCAAAACACATTCGATTACAAGCCGCATTTAACCATTTACATATCTTTATCGATCCAAACCCTAATTCTGAATTGACTTGGCCAGAGCGTAAGCGTTTATTTGAGCTTCAGGGATCGAGTTGGGAAGACTACAACAAATCATTGATCTCTCAAGGCGGTGGTATTTTCTCTCGCCGAGCGAAATCGATCGAACTTTCTCCTGAAATTCAGAAAATGTTAGGTACTCGCAAGCAATCTCTTGCTCCAAATGATCTTATTCAGATGATCTTAAAAATGGACGTTGATCTGTTATGGAACGGTGGGATTGGTACTTACGTTAAATCCAGTAAAGAAACCAGTGTTGATGTTGGTGACCGTGCTAACGATGCCTTACGTATCAATGGCTCAGAGCTAAATGCTAAAGTGGTTGGCGAGGGTGGTAACTTAGGCATGACTCAATTAGGGCGTATTGAATATGCACTAAAAGGTGGTCGAGTTAACACCGATTTTGTTGATAATGTTGGTGGGGTTGATTGTTCTGATAATGAAGTAAACATTAAGATCTTACTGAATGGCTTAGTGGCTAATGGTGATCTTACTTATAAACAACGCAACGTACTTCTTGAGAAAATGGAAGATGAAGTCGGTGAAATTGTTCTTGATGATGCGTATTGTCAGTCTGAATCGATCTCTGTAACAGAGCAACAAGGTACATCATTGGTGAAAGAGCAGATCCGCTTTATTCACCACTTGGAAAAACAAGGTAAGTTAGATCGTGCTTTAGAGTTTATTCCAGACGATGAAACTTTAATTGAGCGTGAGAAAATGGGGCAGGCATTAACTCGTCCAGAGCTTTCTGTTCTTGTTGCCTACGGAAAAATGGTATTAAAAGATCAGCTAGCTTGTGATGAAATCGCAAATAATCCGTATCATGCTGATTTATTAACAATGTATTTCCCAACTGAGTTACAACGTAACTATAAAGCTGCAATGGATAACCACCCATTACGTTCAGAGATTATTGCGACGTGTCTAGCCAATCAGATGGTTAACGAGATGGGGTGCAATTTTATCACTCGTCTACAAGAAGAAACAGGTTACGCTGTCACTGATATTGCTAATGCGTATGCCGCAACTCGAGCTATCTTTGAATTTGGTGATTTATTTAAGCAAATTCGAGAGCTGGATAATACAGCGACAACGGAAGCACAATATGAAGCCTTCTTTGCAATGCGCCGTACAATTCGTCGTGTTACTCGATGGTTATTGCGTAATGGCTCTCAAAACATGTCTATTCAATCGCTTATCGAAAAATACAAATCAGCGGTTGATGATATTAAAGTGAATCTCGATGGGTATTTGGTTAATGATGAGGTGGTGGAACATATTGAGCAGGCTAATCATTACTTTGAATTAGGGGTTCCTTGTGAACTTGGCAATGTGCTAGCACGCTTAAGTAGCTTATATTCAGCGATGGATATTTCAGAAGTTGCAGAAGCAGCAGGGCAACCAGTGTCTGTCGCATCACGTTTATACTATGTATTAGGTGACAAATTATCGCTTCATTGGTTCTTGAAACAAATTAACAACCAAGGAGTTGATAATCATTGGCAGGCCTTAGCTCGAGCATCATTTAGGGAAGATCTTGATTGGCAACAACGTCAATTAACGACCCTGGTTTTAGCTGAATATAAAGATGATACAAGCATCGAAAATGCAATAGAAGAATGGTGTTTGAATAATGCTGCTTCTGTTGAGCGTTGGGAAAATATCTTGAATGAATTTAAGGTCGGTTCAGTGCACGAATTTGCTAAATTTTCAGTCGCATTGAGAGAATTAACCTTATTAAATTTGAGTTGTTCTTCTGCTTTAATAAGATAA
- the pyrD gene encoding quinone-dependent dihydroorotate dehydrogenase, translated as MLYRIARAGIFKLDAEKAHDLAIQNFKRFNGTPLDIFYRQNLASKPVEVMGIKFKNPVGLAAGLDKNGECIEAFGAMGFGFVEVGTVTPRPQSGNDKPRLFRLIEAEGIINRMGFNNLGVDNLVENVKKAKYDGVIGINIGKNKDTPIEKGTEDYLICMEKVYQYAGYIAINISSPNTPGLRTLQYGEALDDLLSQLKEKQKELAEKYGKYVPVALKIAPDLEDDELTQIAESLIKYKIDGVIATNTTLDRSMVEGMKHAEEMGGLSGRPVQTRSTEVVRRLKELLGDNLPIIGVGGIDSYVAAKEKMVAGAELVQVYSGFIYKGPGLVRDIVNNI; from the coding sequence ATGTTATATCGCATCGCCAGAGCTGGCATTTTCAAACTTGATGCTGAAAAAGCACATGACCTAGCAATTCAAAATTTCAAACGCTTCAACGGCACTCCTCTTGATATCTTCTATCGTCAAAACCTTGCTTCTAAACCGGTAGAAGTGATGGGTATTAAATTCAAAAATCCTGTTGGCCTTGCAGCTGGCCTTGATAAAAACGGTGAATGTATTGAAGCATTTGGCGCTATGGGTTTTGGATTTGTAGAAGTCGGCACTGTAACACCTCGTCCTCAATCTGGTAATGATAAACCACGCTTGTTCCGTCTTATTGAAGCTGAAGGTATTATTAACCGTATGGGTTTTAACAACCTAGGCGTAGATAACCTTGTTGAGAACGTTAAGAAAGCTAAATACGATGGCGTTATCGGCATTAACATTGGGAAAAACAAAGATACGCCAATTGAAAAGGGCACGGAAGATTACTTAATCTGTATGGAGAAGGTATATCAATATGCAGGTTATATTGCGATAAACATTTCATCTCCAAATACTCCAGGACTTCGAACTCTTCAATATGGTGAAGCGTTAGATGATCTTCTATCTCAATTAAAAGAGAAACAAAAAGAGTTAGCAGAGAAATACGGTAAGTATGTTCCTGTTGCACTTAAGATCGCTCCGGATCTAGAAGACGATGAATTGACACAAATTGCAGAATCATTGATCAAATATAAAATTGATGGGGTGATTGCAACAAACACTACATTAGATCGTTCTATGGTTGAAGGCATGAAGCATGCTGAAGAGATGGGTGGCTTAAGTGGTCGTCCTGTTCAAACACGTAGTACTGAAGTTGTTCGTCGTCTTAAAGAATTACTTGGCGATAACCTACCAATTATTGGAGTCGGTGGTATTGACTCTTATGTAGCAGCAAAAGAGAAGATGGTTGCTGGTGCAGAGCTAGTTCAAGTCTATTCTGGCTTTATTTACAAAGGCCCAGGTCTGGTTCGAGATATTGTTAACAATATTTAA
- a CDS encoding cell division protein ZapC, which translates to MLKPSDTWTWYYDNKAQSLMLDLGMDMVFRVNLPHKVLVESAFSECKFSVDDASAYQMFVEHISYLPLSEPRKVELALNCVAAKRFHKPMLPKSWFFETQSDAGYAPEEGEVISLKNDLGEGHFIIVENYECASMCMLVDMDAFALNPTKYMAFCEPIKVMHDRMAPMQVVNSSYYAMVG; encoded by the coding sequence ATGCTTAAACCTAGTGATACATGGACTTGGTATTACGATAATAAAGCACAATCTCTAATGCTTGATTTGGGCATGGATATGGTCTTTCGTGTAAACCTGCCACATAAAGTTCTCGTTGAAAGCGCATTTTCAGAATGTAAGTTCTCAGTGGATGATGCATCTGCCTATCAAATGTTCGTTGAACACATTTCTTATCTCCCTCTATCTGAGCCTCGTAAAGTAGAGCTTGCTCTTAATTGTGTAGCAGCTAAACGCTTTCATAAGCCTATGCTTCCTAAAAGCTGGTTTTTTGAGACTCAAAGTGATGCAGGCTATGCTCCAGAAGAAGGTGAAGTTATCTCTCTTAAGAATGATTTAGGGGAAGGGCACTTCATTATTGTTGAGAACTACGAATGTGCAAGTATGTGTATGTTAGTGGATATGGACGCATTTGCTCTAAATCCAACTAAATACATGGCGTTTTGTGAACCAATTAAAGTAATGCATGACCGTATGGCCCCAATGCAAGTAGTCAACTCTTCATACTATGCAATGGTAGGTTAA
- the rlmKL gene encoding bifunctional 23S rRNA (guanine(2069)-N(7))-methyltransferase RlmK/23S rRNA (guanine(2445)-N(2))-methyltransferase RlmL: MKKYLAITSKGLENLLADELIALGVTDPKVVHAGVKFEAPIEVVYRCCLWSRIASRFIQILSEFDVRDDMDLYLGASSINWPSYFSADKTLVVDFNGTNREIRNSQYGALKVKDAIVDRFTKADLPRPNISKVEPDLRVHMRLSGEKGILGFDLVGSGLHQRGYRTEAGRAPLRETLAAALVMRSTWDESKPLLDPMCGSGTLLIEAALMACEMAPGVKREKWCFEALNDFDAELWAEIRSEARVKSRRGVKKVDARFYGFDRDYRVIQTARENARRAGVEDLITFDVGDATKVERPEGFENGVILCNPPYGERLSTEPALIALYSEFGRQLKEVFGGCTASIYSSNDDLLACLRMRADKQFKLNNGALPCVQKNYSITESAERKEAVSVEVAPEFMNRLKKNIGKIGKWARKEKLDCYRIYDADLPDYNAAIDVYKDYIIIQEYAAPKTISEDKARRRLTDMIRATVLVTGVETNNVILKVRQKQSGKNQYQKLAEKSRYFDVEEYGVKLIVNLQDYLDTGLFLDHKLTRKMLGEMAAGKDFLNLFAYTGSATVHAACGGAKSTMTIDMSRTYLEWAQKNMNTNGQTGTQHQFLQADCLQWLQQADGEFDLIFIDPPTFSNSKRMEQTFDVQRDHIMLLENLKRMLRENGTIVFSNNKRNFKMDDAALEKAGLKAKNISKQTLPLDFARNKHIHNCWIITHKED, translated from the coding sequence ATGAAAAAATACTTAGCCATTACTTCTAAAGGCCTTGAAAACTTACTTGCAGATGAACTGATTGCACTTGGTGTGACTGACCCAAAAGTGGTTCACGCTGGTGTTAAATTCGAAGCGCCAATCGAGGTCGTTTATCGTTGTTGTTTGTGGAGCCGTATTGCTTCACGTTTCATTCAAATTCTTTCTGAGTTCGATGTCCGTGATGATATGGACTTATACCTAGGTGCCTCTTCAATTAATTGGCCTAGTTATTTCTCTGCTGATAAAACGTTAGTGGTGGACTTTAACGGTACTAACCGTGAGATTCGAAATAGTCAGTACGGTGCGTTAAAAGTAAAAGATGCGATTGTTGACCGTTTTACAAAGGCTGACTTACCACGTCCAAACATCAGTAAAGTAGAACCAGACTTACGTGTTCATATGCGTTTATCAGGCGAGAAAGGGATTCTTGGCTTTGATTTAGTGGGTTCAGGTTTGCACCAACGTGGCTACCGTACTGAGGCTGGTCGTGCACCACTTCGTGAAACACTAGCTGCAGCACTTGTTATGCGTAGTACATGGGATGAATCAAAACCTCTACTAGATCCAATGTGTGGTTCAGGTACATTACTGATTGAAGCGGCATTAATGGCATGTGAAATGGCTCCTGGTGTTAAGCGTGAGAAGTGGTGCTTTGAAGCACTGAATGATTTTGATGCTGAGCTTTGGGCTGAGATTCGTTCTGAGGCTCGTGTTAAGAGTCGCCGTGGCGTTAAGAAAGTAGATGCTCGTTTCTACGGTTTTGATCGTGATTACCGTGTCATTCAAACCGCTCGTGAAAACGCACGTCGTGCAGGTGTTGAAGATTTAATTACATTTGATGTGGGCGATGCAACCAAAGTTGAGCGTCCAGAAGGGTTTGAAAACGGTGTTATTCTTTGTAACCCTCCTTATGGTGAGCGTCTAAGTACAGAGCCTGCATTGATTGCACTGTACAGCGAATTTGGTCGTCAATTAAAAGAAGTATTTGGCGGTTGTACGGCATCTATCTATTCAAGCAATGATGATCTACTTGCTTGTTTACGTATGCGTGCAGATAAGCAATTTAAACTGAACAATGGTGCTTTGCCTTGTGTTCAGAAAAACTACTCAATTACTGAGTCTGCTGAACGTAAAGAAGCGGTAAGTGTTGAGGTAGCTCCTGAGTTCATGAACCGTCTTAAAAAGAACATTGGCAAGATTGGTAAATGGGCACGTAAAGAGAAGTTAGATTGTTACCGTATCTACGATGCTGACTTACCTGATTACAACGCGGCAATTGATGTTTATAAAGATTACATCATCATTCAAGAATATGCGGCACCAAAAACGATTTCAGAAGATAAAGCGCGTCGTCGTTTAACGGATATGATCCGTGCAACGGTTCTCGTAACGGGTGTTGAAACAAATAACGTTATTTTAAAAGTTCGTCAAAAACAATCAGGCAAAAATCAGTATCAAAAACTGGCAGAGAAATCTCGTTACTTTGATGTTGAAGAGTACGGTGTAAAACTGATTGTTAACCTACAAGATTACTTAGATACCGGTTTATTCTTAGATCATAAATTGACTCGTAAAATGTTAGGTGAAATGGCAGCAGGAAAAGACTTCCTAAACCTATTTGCTTACACAGGTTCTGCAACTGTTCACGCTGCTTGTGGTGGTGCTAAATCTACCATGACGATTGATATGTCTCGTACCTACTTAGAGTGGGCGCAGAAGAACATGAATACCAATGGTCAGACGGGTACACAACACCAGTTCTTGCAAGCTGACTGTTTACAATGGTTACAACAAGCGGACGGTGAATTCGATTTAATCTTTATCGATCCACCAACGTTCTCTAACTCTAAGCGTATGGAACAAACGTTTGATGTACAGCGTGATCACATTATGCTGCTTGAAAACTTAAAACGTATGCTACGTGAGAACGGTACTATTGTATTCTCTAACAACAAACGTAACTTCAAAATGGATGATGCGGCATTAGAGAAAGCAGGGCTTAAAGCGAAGAATATTTCTAAGCAAACTTTGCCTCTTGATTTTGCTCGTAACAAGCATATCCATAACTGTTGGATTATTACCCACAAGGAAGACTAA
- a CDS encoding glutaredoxin family protein, with amino-acid sequence MITLYSTEGCHLCEQAFDLLVEVGVDMEQVDTVDIAFNDELFSRYGVTIPVVANGLSELNWPFDASQLKNWLEDNGITYN; translated from the coding sequence ATGATCACTCTCTATAGCACGGAAGGCTGCCACCTTTGCGAGCAAGCGTTTGACTTGCTTGTTGAGGTGGGTGTAGATATGGAACAAGTGGATACCGTCGATATTGCATTTAACGATGAGCTTTTCTCTCGTTACGGTGTCACTATTCCTGTAGTGGCGAATGGCTTATCTGAGCTAAATTGGCCCTTTGATGCATCACAACTAAAGAATTGGTTAGAAGATAATGGCATTACTTACAATTAA
- a CDS encoding ABC transporter ATP-binding protein gives MALLTINNGQLAFGDHPLLDKSDFALQENERVCLVGRNGAGKSTLMKVIAGDIIMDDGKLQINQDVVVSRLEQDPPRNEAGTVFDYVSEGLAEAGEYLKEYHRLLDLLETDPSESNINKLSRAQEKIDHLGAWHFDTRIKSVLESLKLDGHTLLTDLSGGWQRKAALARALVSNPDVLLLDEPTNHLDVTTIEWLETFLKDFKGSIIFISHDRAFIQSMATRIVDLDRGQLSSFPGDYEGYLLAKEEMLRVEAEQNAQFDKVLAQEEAWIREGIKARRTRNEGRVRALKQLRRERSERREVMGKANIQVDESSRSGKIVFEAEKINYAIEGKTIVKNFSFNVMRGDRIALIGPNGCGKSTLLKLMLDQLQPDSGRLHCGTKLEVAYFDQYREALDPEKTVIDNLADGKQEVTVGGRERHALSYLQDFLFSPKRARQPVKALSGGEKNRLLLARLFLRPNNLLILDEPTNDLDIETLELLEELLANYQGTLLLVSHDRQFVDNTVTTSWIFEGEGQIEEFVGGYHDAQQQRANVQAARDAMAPKVTKKKPETVEVKETAVQAKPKKLSYKLQRELEQLPELLEKLENEITELQEKVNDATFFQQEPKVTEPVLARLAQAEQELEVAFERWEELEALQ, from the coding sequence ATGGCATTACTTACAATTAATAACGGACAACTGGCTTTTGGCGATCATCCGTTATTAGATAAATCTGATTTCGCTTTACAAGAAAATGAGCGTGTTTGTTTGGTTGGCCGCAATGGTGCGGGTAAATCGACGCTTATGAAGGTAATTGCTGGTGACATCATTATGGATGACGGCAAATTGCAAATTAATCAAGATGTGGTGGTTTCACGTTTAGAACAAGATCCACCTCGAAATGAAGCGGGAACGGTTTTTGACTACGTTTCTGAAGGATTAGCAGAAGCGGGTGAATATTTAAAAGAATATCACCGTTTGCTTGATCTACTAGAGACTGACCCAAGCGAATCAAACATTAATAAGCTTTCTCGTGCTCAAGAAAAAATTGATCACTTAGGTGCTTGGCACTTTGATACGCGTATTAAATCGGTACTTGAATCATTAAAACTGGATGGTCATACACTTTTAACGGATTTATCTGGTGGTTGGCAGCGTAAAGCAGCACTGGCTCGTGCTTTAGTTTCTAATCCTGATGTTCTTCTTCTTGATGAACCGACGAACCACTTAGATGTGACAACGATTGAATGGCTTGAAACTTTCTTAAAGGACTTTAAAGGTTCAATTATCTTTATTTCGCATGACCGTGCATTCATTCAATCAATGGCGACACGTATTGTTGACTTGGATCGTGGGCAATTATCTTCTTTCCCTGGTGATTATGAAGGTTATTTACTTGCGAAAGAAGAGATGCTGCGTGTAGAAGCAGAGCAGAATGCCCAATTTGATAAAGTGCTGGCTCAAGAAGAAGCATGGATCCGTGAAGGTATTAAAGCGCGTCGTACTCGTAATGAAGGGCGTGTGCGTGCTTTAAAACAATTACGTCGCGAGCGTTCAGAACGTCGTGAAGTAATGGGTAAAGCGAACATTCAAGTGGATGAATCAAGTCGTTCAGGCAAGATTGTATTTGAAGCAGAAAAGATTAATTACGCTATTGAAGGTAAGACAATTGTTAAAAACTTCAGCTTTAATGTCATGCGTGGTGACCGTATCGCTTTAATTGGTCCAAATGGCTGTGGTAAGAGTACATTATTAAAACTGATGCTTGATCAATTACAACCTGACTCAGGCCGTTTGCATTGTGGTACTAAGTTAGAAGTGGCGTACTTTGACCAATACCGTGAAGCGTTAGATCCTGAAAAAACGGTAATTGATAACTTAGCCGATGGTAAGCAAGAAGTCACTGTTGGTGGCCGTGAGCGTCATGCATTAAGTTATTTACAAGATTTCTTATTCTCTCCAAAACGTGCTCGTCAACCAGTTAAAGCATTGTCTGGTGGTGAGAAAAACCGTTTATTACTTGCTCGTTTATTCCTTCGTCCTAATAATTTATTGATTCTTGATGAACCAACCAATGATTTAGATATCGAAACATTGGAACTTTTAGAAGAATTACTTGCCAATTATCAGGGTACGTTATTATTAGTAAGCCATGACCGTCAGTTTGTTGATAACACAGTTACGACAAGTTGGATCTTCGAAGGTGAGGGCCAGATCGAAGAATTCGTAGGTGGTTATCACGATGCACAGCAACAACGTGCTAATGTACAGGCCGCTCGTGATGCAATGGCACCTAAAGTAACCAAGAAGAAGCCTGAAACTGTTGAAGTTAAAGAAACAGCAGTGCAAGCGAAACCAAAGAAATTATCTTATAAGTTGCAGCGTGAGCTTGAACAGCTACCTGAACTTTTAGAGAAACTAGAAAACGAAATTACAGAACTTCAAGAGAAAGTGAACGACGCAACTTTCTTCCAACAAGAGCCTAAGGTAACTGAACCTGTATTGGCTCGCTTGGCTCAAGCAGAGCAAGAGTTGGAAGTGGCATTCGAGCGTTGGGAAGAACTTGAAGCTCTACAATAG